From Candidatus Abyssobacteria bacterium SURF_5, one genomic window encodes:
- the nusA gene encoding transcription termination/antitermination protein NusA, which translates to MKVDLLPIFEQLQSERNIDRKVLIEAIRSAIETASKKSFENYGLIEIDFDENKWDFRVYQKKQVVERVENPKTEVTLDAARALDPKAGVGDFVRIEIAPGNFGRIAAQTAKQVIIQKLKEAERKNIFAEFKKREGDIIAGVVKKQAHGSVIVDLGKAEGVLPAKEQSPRDIYRFGQRMKFHVQEVSESERGSQIILSRAAPELVRHLFEMEVPEVYDGIVEIRSLAREPGYRSKIAVVSHDTNVDAVGACVGMKGMRVRTIVDELRGEKIDVIKWSEDIKTFVANALSPATISNIIIDEKTKSILVTVPTDQLSIAIGKRGQNARLASKLTAWKVDVIDEKRLKEETALFESDIIDELMELPGVGEKTAQILREAGYLNCRKIANASIEDIAALPGIGRKTAERLIESAAARLASPNQDDGEEILNE; encoded by the coding sequence ATGAAGGTAGACTTATTGCCGATTTTCGAGCAATTGCAGAGTGAGCGCAACATAGACCGAAAAGTGCTGATAGAAGCGATTCGCTCGGCTATAGAGACGGCAAGCAAAAAAAGTTTTGAGAACTACGGTCTCATTGAAATTGATTTTGATGAGAACAAGTGGGATTTTCGTGTCTATCAGAAGAAGCAGGTCGTAGAAAGGGTGGAAAACCCCAAAACCGAGGTTACTCTTGATGCCGCCCGCGCGCTCGATCCGAAGGCGGGTGTAGGCGACTTTGTGCGGATCGAAATCGCCCCCGGCAATTTCGGCAGGATAGCCGCCCAGACGGCCAAGCAGGTGATTATCCAGAAGCTCAAAGAGGCGGAGCGAAAAAATATCTTTGCCGAATTCAAAAAGCGCGAGGGCGACATCATAGCGGGGGTAGTAAAGAAGCAGGCTCACGGAAGCGTGATCGTTGATCTTGGAAAAGCCGAGGGGGTATTGCCTGCGAAAGAGCAGTCACCACGCGATATTTACCGGTTCGGCCAGCGCATGAAGTTTCACGTTCAGGAAGTCTCCGAGAGCGAGCGCGGCTCCCAGATCATCCTTTCGCGCGCCGCGCCGGAACTGGTGCGTCATCTCTTCGAGATGGAAGTGCCGGAGGTGTATGACGGCATTGTAGAAATCCGTTCGCTCGCTCGAGAACCCGGATACCGGAGCAAGATAGCGGTCGTCTCTCATGATACAAACGTGGACGCCGTCGGCGCGTGCGTCGGCATGAAAGGCATGCGTGTCCGGACAATCGTGGATGAATTGCGCGGCGAGAAGATCGACGTCATCAAATGGAGCGAGGATATCAAGACTTTTGTCGCCAATGCATTGAGTCCGGCGACCATATCCAATATAATCATAGACGAGAAAACCAAGAGCATTCTGGTGACCGTTCCGACGGATCAATTATCCATTGCGATCGGGAAGCGGGGCCAGAATGCCCGTCTGGCTTCGAAACTGACTGCCTGGAAGGTTGATGTTATCGACGAGAAGCGGTTGAAGGAAGAGACCGCACTCTTCGAGAGCGATATTATCGACGAACTGATGGAGTTGCCCGGTGTTGGCGAGAAAACCGCCCAAATTCTCCGGGAAGCCGGCTACCTTAATTGCCGCAAAATCGCCAATGCGTCCATTGAGGATATTGCAGCACTGCCCGGCATCGGCAGGAAAACGGCGGAACGCCTGATCGAGTCCGCTGCGGCACGCCTGGCGTCGCCGAATCAAGATGATGGGGAGGAGATATTGAATGAGTAA
- a CDS encoding ribosome maturation factor RimP, producing the protein MDVLAMESTVERVAEVVEPALEAEGYLLVDLEFISSAGGGTLRLFIDRPEGGITLNDCEQASRLISSLLDVEDIIQGRYFLEVSSPGINRRIRKKSDFEKFAGAKVKIHLRTPQNGRRKITGIIEGVEGENVVVSEDAGKPAQRVAFGNILRANLQIL; encoded by the coding sequence TTGGATGTTTTGGCAATGGAATCGACCGTTGAAAGGGTTGCCGAAGTGGTTGAACCGGCACTTGAGGCGGAGGGGTATCTCCTTGTGGATCTTGAGTTTATCAGCAGCGCGGGCGGCGGGACGCTCCGGCTGTTTATTGACAGGCCCGAAGGAGGGATCACCCTCAATGACTGCGAACAAGCCAGCCGGTTGATCAGTTCCCTGCTCGACGTAGAGGATATTATTCAGGGGCGCTATTTTCTCGAAGTTTCCTCGCCCGGAATCAATCGGCGCATCAGGAAGAAGAGCGATTTCGAGAAATTCGCCGGCGCCAAAGTCAAAATCCACCTGCGTACTCCTCAGAACGGGCGCAGGAAAATCACCGGCATCATAGAGGGCGTTGAAGGCGAGAACGTCGTCGTGAGTGAGGATGCGGGCAAACCGGCTCAACGGGTGGCGTTCGGCAATATACTGCGCGCCAATCTCCAGATTCTGTGA
- a CDS encoding PLP-dependent cysteine synthase family protein: MGVYENILETIGATPLVKIRKVVKNTKAILYVKLEGQNPGGSVKDRIALSMVEAAEKDGSLTKEKIILEPTSGNTGIGLAMVALVKGYRLHVTMSAAMSEERKKTLLALGATLILTDPGKGTDGAILKAQELLKENPDKYWQPNQFNNPANPEIHYRTTAEEIWRDLSGNVDVFVAGLGTSGTLMGTGKRLRELNPKIRIVAVEPVLGHKIQGLKNMKEAIVPGIYSEDGWDEKVTVDDVTCHIYTRRLSREEGIFAGMSAGAAFYAAVQITEQRESGNVVCIIPDRGDKYLSTALFTKEDVGRIIQAY, from the coding sequence ATGGGAGTCTATGAAAACATCTTGGAAACAATCGGAGCAACGCCGCTTGTAAAGATCCGAAAGGTAGTAAAAAACACTAAAGCGATCCTTTACGTCAAATTGGAAGGACAGAATCCGGGCGGGTCGGTCAAAGATCGTATAGCGCTCAGCATGGTCGAGGCGGCAGAGAAGGATGGATCTTTGACAAAGGAAAAGATCATCCTCGAACCGACCAGCGGCAACACAGGCATCGGACTGGCAATGGTCGCTCTGGTGAAAGGTTATCGGCTTCATGTCACCATGTCTGCCGCCATGAGCGAAGAACGCAAGAAAACGCTTCTTGCGCTTGGAGCCACGCTGATTTTGACAGATCCGGGCAAGGGCACCGACGGCGCGATTCTGAAAGCGCAAGAACTCCTGAAAGAGAATCCGGATAAATACTGGCAGCCAAATCAATTCAATAATCCCGCCAACCCTGAGATTCATTATCGGACCACAGCCGAAGAAATCTGGCGCGACCTGAGCGGTAACGTCGATGTCTTCGTTGCCGGGCTGGGCACATCGGGTACTCTCATGGGTACGGGCAAGCGCCTGCGCGAGTTGAACCCAAAGATAAGGATCGTGGCAGTTGAACCGGTATTGGGCCACAAAATTCAGGGTTTAAAAAACATGAAGGAAGCTATCGTCCCCGGCATCTATTCAGAGGACGGATGGGACGAGAAGGTAACGGTGGACGATGTTACCTGCCACATCTATACCCGGAGATTATCGCGCGAAGAAGGCATTTTTGCGGGAATGAGCGCCGGAGCCGCGTTTTATGCCGCGGTTCAGATAACAGAACAACGGGAAAGCGGAAATGTTGTCTGCATTATTCCCGATCGAGGCGATAAATACCTCAGCACCGCCCTCTTCACCAAGGAGGACGTCGGCCGAATCATTCAGGCTTATTGA
- a CDS encoding glycosyltransferase family 9 protein: protein MDRILVIHRGSLGDFLLLTPALALMKNRARGCKIEALGRPEIHTLVVPKLIKATYSAERALFLPVLENLEGIPPEAAAFFQQFEAVLAFVSDPAGNLERNLRRICVRHVLVRPPFPPENERMHVALYLLNEVSSFLGQQTLGESSGNIPHVSEDIFAITEPELQEADSRLGRLGSPPVALHPGSGSNQKCWSIQQFGACARRLARNGRNMVWILGPADQRLKLTATALAKETNSPIADSLPIRQVAALLSRCGAYVGNDSGVTHLAALSGVPTVAVFGPTDPAVWGPVGPNVRIIQAVPQCGPCTRASMNRCSRRICFETLSANTVEKELKKCYRRKDSLTS from the coding sequence ATGGACCGCATCCTTGTCATACATAGAGGATCGCTGGGCGATTTTCTCCTGCTGACGCCGGCGCTCGCGCTGATGAAAAACAGAGCTCGCGGCTGCAAGATCGAGGCGCTCGGCCGCCCCGAGATTCACACTCTGGTGGTTCCAAAGCTCATAAAGGCTACTTATTCCGCAGAGCGCGCGCTTTTTCTTCCCGTTCTTGAAAATCTTGAGGGCATCCCTCCGGAAGCTGCAGCTTTTTTCCAGCAGTTTGAAGCAGTACTTGCTTTCGTCAGCGACCCTGCCGGGAATCTTGAGCGAAATCTGCGGCGAATATGCGTCAGGCATGTGCTCGTCCGCCCGCCTTTCCCGCCGGAGAACGAGCGCATGCATGTCGCTCTCTATTTGCTCAATGAGGTCTCATCTTTTCTCGGACAACAAACATTGGGCGAAAGTTCCGGCAATATTCCGCACGTGTCCGAAGACATTTTTGCAATTACCGAGCCCGAGCTTCAAGAAGCGGATTCAAGACTTGGACGACTTGGGTCACCGCCGGTTGCGCTTCATCCCGGCAGCGGCAGTAATCAAAAATGCTGGTCCATACAGCAATTTGGCGCGTGTGCGCGACGCCTGGCCAGGAACGGCCGAAACATGGTTTGGATCCTTGGGCCGGCCGACCAGCGGCTGAAGCTAACCGCGACGGCTCTGGCGAAAGAGACGAATTCGCCGATTGCCGATTCGCTCCCGATCAGGCAGGTAGCGGCTTTGCTTTCCAGATGCGGCGCATATGTGGGCAATGATTCCGGGGTGACTCATTTGGCGGCGCTGTCCGGCGTTCCAACAGTCGCAGTCTTCGGGCCGACCGATCCGGCGGTGTGGGGGCCGGTGGGGCCGAACGTCCGGATCATTCAAGCTGTCCCCCAATGCGGCCCGTGCACGCGTGCGAGCATGAACCGATGCAGCCGAAGGATTTGCTTCGAAACGCTGAGCGCGAATACGGTGGAAAAGGAACTGAAAAAATGCTACCGGCGCAAGGACTCGCTTACTTCTTGA
- a CDS encoding DUF2905 domain-containing protein: protein MEPRSVVAKSLMIFGLIIFVIGVLIFIAPKIPWLGKLPGDIQIRGKNYRIDFPIATSILISIILSILLTVILNLVAFFKK, encoded by the coding sequence ATGGAACCGCGATCAGTCGTAGCAAAATCCCTGATGATCTTCGGCCTGATCATCTTTGTTATAGGTGTGCTTATCTTTATTGCGCCGAAGATACCATGGCTCGGCAAGCTGCCCGGCGACATCCAAATCAGGGGTAAAAACTACCGGATCGATTTCCCCATCGCCACTTCCATCCTCATCAGCATTATCCTGAGCATCCTGCTCACAGTGATCCTGAACCTGGTTGCTTTCTTCAAGAAGTAA
- the thiL gene encoding thiamine-phosphate kinase, with translation MCAIQVWSALRRYSRSRFVERHGRERRSRRRPAAGRESDVKQVGGIGEFELIRLLTSDSVYDERTIVGVGDDCSVYEITKGNYILSTCDMLVEDVHFSRKWASGFFIGCKSIASSLSDIAAMGGKPLFALTSIALPSATPVEFAQDVYIGIRSICRDYHVAVLGGDTVRSPDKVVIDIAMIGECPHGKYILRSGAKAGDAIVVTGALGDSAAGLELLNGNISECDTERRSHLVEAHLAPEPRSREGLFLAQHFELHSMIDVSDGLAGDLRHICEMSGVGARIWSDKIPLSQSLEQMCRAAAFDPLQFALSGGEDYELLFTLDPNELDRLRKQWYDEFDVPLSHIGEIDGAAGVIRLVSADNQERPLTALSFDHFGPRHSKPGL, from the coding sequence ATCTGCGCGATTCAAGTCTGGTCGGCATTGAGGAGATATTCGCGGAGCAGATTCGTCGAAAGGCATGGGCGGGAACGCCGCTCGAGGCGGCGGCCGGCGGCTGGGAGAGAAAGTGACGTGAAACAGGTAGGCGGGATAGGCGAATTCGAGCTGATCCGGCTTCTTACCAGCGACTCGGTTTACGATGAGCGAACGATTGTCGGTGTCGGCGACGATTGTTCTGTCTACGAGATTACCAAAGGCAACTATATCCTCTCGACCTGCGACATGCTGGTCGAGGACGTTCATTTCTCCCGGAAATGGGCTTCCGGCTTCTTCATTGGATGCAAGTCGATAGCCAGCAGTCTGAGCGACATCGCTGCCATGGGCGGGAAGCCGCTCTTTGCGTTGACATCGATCGCACTGCCCTCGGCCACGCCGGTTGAATTCGCACAGGATGTTTATATCGGCATCCGCTCGATTTGCCGAGACTATCATGTCGCGGTGCTTGGCGGCGATACGGTGCGGTCCCCAGACAAAGTGGTCATCGACATTGCCATGATAGGTGAGTGCCCGCACGGAAAATATATTCTTCGGTCCGGCGCAAAAGCAGGTGACGCCATCGTTGTTACCGGCGCCTTGGGCGATTCGGCGGCCGGGCTCGAGCTGCTGAACGGCAACATTTCCGAGTGCGACACCGAGCGGCGCAGCCACCTGGTGGAGGCGCATCTGGCGCCGGAGCCGCGTTCGCGTGAAGGATTGTTTCTCGCGCAGCATTTCGAGTTGCATTCCATGATTGATGTCAGTGACGGGCTGGCCGGCGACCTCCGGCACATCTGCGAGATGAGCGGAGTCGGCGCCCGAATCTGGAGTGATAAAATCCCGCTGTCTCAGTCCCTCGAGCAGATGTGCCGCGCCGCCGCATTCGACCCGCTCCAGTTCGCTCTGTCCGGCGGAGAAGATTACGAGCTGCTGTTCACGCTCGATCCCAATGAGCTCGACCGGCTTCGCAAGCAGTGGTATGATGAATTTGATGTCCCCCTTTCTCATATCGGTGAAATAGACGGTGCTGCCGGGGTCATTCGTCTTGTCTCTGCTGACAATCAGGAGCGTCCATTGACGGCGCTCTCGTTCGATCATTTTGGCCCGCGGCACAGCAAGCCGGGCCTGTGA
- a CDS encoding DUF1318 domain-containing protein: MRINVIASRQEKEMAYLKIKFVMLLFPFVSLTSCANGLFAQTDAQIPEEQIALVAGQIEEAVLYIDSAKPAAVTDYQINEDTGEVVGEFKPIELLIGDEEIRQKVPALAQLHADTEVMLSAIRGRILRRPAVYEFQQRGCLGEGRRGYLENMKAKSCSGGGRERDRISYIILLENRDRRSIYKEFIEALHLRDSSLVGIEEIFAEQIRRKAWAGTPLEAAAGGWERK; this comes from the coding sequence ATGCGAATAAATGTTATCGCTTCCCGGCAGGAGAAGGAAATGGCATATTTGAAAATCAAGTTCGTGATGCTTTTGTTTCCGTTCGTCTCGCTTACCTCCTGTGCAAACGGTCTTTTTGCCCAGACCGATGCTCAGATCCCCGAGGAGCAGATCGCTCTTGTGGCCGGACAAATAGAGGAAGCTGTCCTGTATATCGATTCAGCCAAACCCGCAGCCGTGACTGACTATCAGATCAACGAGGACACGGGGGAAGTTGTCGGTGAATTCAAGCCGATCGAGCTTCTAATCGGGGACGAAGAGATAAGGCAGAAAGTACCGGCGCTGGCCCAACTTCATGCGGACACAGAGGTGATGCTCTCGGCCATACGGGGTAGAATATTGCGTCGGCCGGCGGTCTATGAGTTTCAGCAAAGGGGGTGCCTCGGCGAAGGCCGCAGGGGATATCTGGAGAATATGAAGGCGAAGTCGTGTTCGGGCGGGGGACGCGAACGAGACCGCATTTCTTACATCATTCTGCTCGAGAATCGCGATCGGCGCAGCATCTATAAGGAGTTCATCGAGGCGCTCCATCTGCGCGATTCAAGTCTGGTCGGCATTGAGGAGATATTCGCGGAGCAGATTCGTCGAAAGGCATGGGCGGGAACGCCGCTCGAGGCGGCGGCCGGCGGCTGGGAGAGAAAGTGA